Genomic window (Candidatus Acidulodesulfobacterium acidiphilum):
CCAATCGTTATATAATTTATACATTATGATGATAAAAAGGGAATCTTCATCAAAAATTATAGAATTGTCGAAACATTATCCTGTAATAACTATAACCGGACCCAGGCAGTCTGGAAAAACGACTTTATGTAAATATCTGTTTCCCGAAAAAGAATACGTCAATTTAGAAGATCCTGAAATAAGGATGTTTGCATCTAACGACCCAAGAGGTTTTTTCGGCAGGTTTTCAAAAGGCGCCGTAATAGACGAAGTTCAGAGAGTGCCGGAACTGCTTTCATACTTGCAGGTAATAGTCGATGAACATAAAATACCAGGGGAATTTATAATAACGGGAAGCCAAAATATTCTTCTTTTGTCGGCTATATCTCAATCTCTTGCCGGAAGAACCGCAATTATCCATCTTTTGCCTTTATCTGTTTTTGAACTGAAAGAATACGGCGGATATGAAGTTCCTTCTGAATTATACGAATTTATGTATAAAGGTTTTTATCCTAACGTTTATAACTCTAATCTTAATCCTTCCGAAAATTACGGTTTTTACGTATCTACCTATTTGGAAAAGGATATAAGAGATTTGCTTCGTATTTCCGATTTAAATAAATTTGAACTATTTTTGAAAATCTGCGCTTCCAGAACCGGACAAGTTGTCAATCTGTCGTCCATAGGAAACGATTGCGGTCTTTCGCATAATACGATAAAACAATGGCTGTCGTTGCTAGAAACTAGTTACATTGTAAAATTTTCCAATACATACTACAAAAATTACGGCAAAAGATTTATAAAATCTCCTAAACTTTATTTTATAGATACCGGTCTTTTGTGCTATCTCCTAGGCATAAGGAATAAAGGACATATAGACGTTCATCCGCTAAAAGGGCAGATTTTTGAAACGTTTGTTTTTTCGGAATTTTTAAAAACTCTTTATAACAAAGGGAGAGACGAAAACATATATTTTTTAAGAGATACCAAAGGTTACGAAATAGATTTTATTTTCGATGAAGGTATAAAATTTAAATCGATAGAGGCTAAACTGTCGCAGACGATAAACCAAGACTTTTTTAAAAATATGAATGCCTTAAGCGGCTTGACGGGTACGGATGTAGAAAAATATCTTATATACGGCGGGGAAGAATCGAAAAAATATAAAGATATAAGCATTGTTTCATGGCAAAATATTCATAGTATTTTTTAACGCAATAAAAATTGTGTAAAGATATTTAATATTTACAACTTATATGGTATGGCGAGGTTAGCGAACCTGCCTATATAAAAAATATATAATATTATCTATAAAATACGATTATAAATTATAAGTAATACGGTCGTATAAAAGACTGCAATAATTACAGACGATACCTTCATTATCCTTACGGTTTCAATTATATTTTCTTCATTGGGATTATTATAGTTTTCAAATCCGATAACCGGTCTTCTGCTTTCGACGCCGCCGTAATAATTTACGCCGCCTAATTTAATATTAAGTGCGCCTGCAGTTACGGACTCCAGTTGTCCTCCGTTTGGACTAGGGTGATTTTTCCTGAATTTTATAAAAGATAAAACGGCATCTTTTGCATCATATTTATTTAAAGCAATACTTAAAATAATAGTAGATAACATCATGAATAATGCCGTTATTCTGAACGGTATAAAATTTAACGCATCGTCTAAACGAGCAGAAAATTTACCGAATTTTTCATATTTTTTATTTTTGTATCCGACTATAGAATCTAAAAGATTTACGGTTTTATAAATTACGGCAAATAAAACGCCGAAAAATATAATGAAATTAATCCGTGAAAATCCCGTCTTTAACGTTAAGAAATGTTTGTAAAATAACAATGACGATATTGCTCCCAAAGTGAAATAAAAAACGACGGAGCCTATTCCGTCGCCTGTATTTTCGGAAACCGATTCGACGACGGCTCTGGAAATTTCAGAGCCGTTCAAATTATCTGCGTCTCTGCCGGCAAGAGACGGAAGATTATTTCTTGCGCCTTTTATGTCGCCGGCTTTTAGCATTTTATATATTTTTAATGCTTCGTGTCTAAGTCCTCCGGTAGAAAGAAAAGAGGATATAATATAAACACAAAAAATATCAAATAATATATTGGAAACTTGATAGATTAATAAGTCTAAAAATAAAAATAATATTGAAATAGATATAATGGTTGCAATGTTAAAAAAAAATCCCGAAATTATACCTCTTGAAAGCTTATAGAACTTTCTTTTTAAATATACGGCTATTAAACCAATTATATTTAAAGGGTGTGCCTTATATTTTACATGTCCGATTAAATATTCGACAATAAAGGCTGAAGGCACTATAATAAATATAAAAATAATATTCATTTATTATAAAACTTAAAAAACTTAAAATTTATTATTATTAAATTGCTTGAGATTATTATAAAAAATATTAATCTATTTTGCTTTATAAATTTTATAAAGTCAAATTTAAATACGGCTTAATAATTTAATTTTATGATTTTCGCAAATTAAAGAAATTATTTATAAAAACATGCAATGCACAAATAATATTGGTTCACAAATAATATTGACTATTAATAATAATTATAATAAAATTTATTTCGATTTTTTCTAATTTTATTATTTATAATTCAAAATTATTTAATTATAATTTATTTATATTTAAATAATATATTGATAAATTTAAATTATATATAAAAAATTTAATGAAATTTAAAGTAAATTTTAGAGACGTAAATATAAAAATATTAACAGTTGAAATATTCATTTTTTTTGCAGTTATAGTATTTTCAGGATATTTTATAAATAAACATAATCCTCTTGGTTTAAAAGGAAGCGTAAACTATTTTTTAATATTTTTGACTGTAATAACTTTGTTTTACGGTATTGTCGCAGGTTTGATATCTTTAATTTTGTCTTTGCCGATATTATTATACTTTTATTCGCCTTTTCCTACTAATTTTTTCTTATTCAATCTGCTAATGGTTCTGGTTTTTGGAGAATTTTATTTTTATTGGAACCGTAACGTAAAAAAAGCCGAAGAAAAAAGTGAATATGTTGAGGAAAAATTTAACGAGTTGAGAAAAAATTTTTATTTCTTAAAACTTTCATTCGATCAGATTGAGAAAAGCTATGTTACTAAACAGGTTACCGTCAGAGGTATGATTCAGGATATTAAAAAATTGTTCGCTTACGGCGAAAAACCTTACTCAGAAATGGTTACTATGTTGTCGCAACTGTTTAAAATAGAAAGAGCATCGCTTTTTATAAAAAATAAATCAGGCAAAAAATATGAAGATGTCGGTGATGTAGGAGAGCCCGTAAAATTTGAATTAAACGATTATCTTTTAGAGGAAGCATTTAGAGAAAAAACGCTTACCTATCTTCCTTCATTATTAAACAAAGATGAAAATGAACATTCTGAATATCTTGCAGTAATTCCAGTTTTTAATTTGGACAATTTAGATGCGGTTTTTTTGATTAAAGAGATTGCCTTTGTTGAATATAATAAAGAAAATCTGTTGCTTATATATCTTTTTATTTTTTATTTTTTTGAAAATTTAAAAAATATAAAAGGTTTAAGCCAAGAAACTAAAAAATTTATAGAACTGTTCGATATAGATTTTTTGTTAGAAATTGAAAGACTACATAAAATTTGGGAAAAGTTTAAAATAGAAAGTTCTATTGTAGCTTTTTATTTGAAAGACGATAAGTATTCGAAAGATTTTTATTCTATTATGGAAGACAAGGTTCGAAATCTTGATATGATTGAGGCTGTTGATAACTATAAAATTGCAATAGTAATGTTACCTTTTACGCCAAAATCAGGATGTAAAAGTTTTGTAAGCAGAATAAGCCGCGGTATTATAGACAGGTTCGGCGAAACTTTTTATAAAGATTTAAGACAGGAAATTTTTCAAATCGATAAGGAGCCTGCAGAATTAATTGAAAACATAGTCGTGAAAAAGAAATGATAAGAATATTTTTTATATTTTTATCTCTGGCATGCGAAATTTTAGCAATTATTTCAATTATTT
Coding sequences:
- a CDS encoding cobalamin biosynthesis protein; translated protein: MNIIFIFIIVPSAFIVEYLIGHVKYKAHPLNIIGLIAVYLKRKFYKLSRGIISGFFFNIATIISISILFLFLDLLIYQVSNILFDIFCVYIISSFLSTGGLRHEALKIYKMLKAGDIKGARNNLPSLAGRDADNLNGSEISRAVVESVSENTGDGIGSVVFYFTLGAISSLLFYKHFLTLKTGFSRINFIIFFGVLFAVIYKTVNLLDSIVGYKNKKYEKFGKFSARLDDALNFIPFRITALFMMLSTIILSIALNKYDAKDAVLSFIKFRKNHPSPNGGQLESVTAGALNIKLGGVNYYGGVESRRPVIGFENYNNPNEENIIETVRIMKVSSVIIAVFYTTVLLIIYNRIL
- a CDS encoding ATP-binding protein, whose product is MMIKRESSSKIIELSKHYPVITITGPRQSGKTTLCKYLFPEKEYVNLEDPEIRMFASNDPRGFFGRFSKGAVIDEVQRVPELLSYLQVIVDEHKIPGEFIITGSQNILLLSAISQSLAGRTAIIHLLPLSVFELKEYGGYEVPSELYEFMYKGFYPNVYNSNLNPSENYGFYVSTYLEKDIRDLLRISDLNKFELFLKICASRTGQVVNLSSIGNDCGLSHNTIKQWLSLLETSYIVKFSNTYYKNYGKRFIKSPKLYFIDTGLLCYLLGIRNKGHIDVHPLKGQIFETFVFSEFLKTLYNKGRDENIYFLRDTKGYEIDFIFDEGIKFKSIEAKLSQTINQDFFKNMNALSGLTGTDVEKYLIYGGEESKKYKDISIVSWQNIHSIF